GGGTAAAAAGATCAAACTGTATACACAACACAGTCAGAAGTGAGGTAGAGgttgtaaaaatgtgcaaaatagCTACAAGTGTGCAATTTGTTATTACCAGCAGTGCAAACAAATGGTTTTAACATAACTATTAAGCTATAGCTATAGATGAGAGGCTGAAGAGAGCTGTGAGTGCTCTCTGTCAGACAGAGGTGAGGTGTTATATAGTGGTATGGCTATAAACCATAAACCACAAACAAACTTTATGCAAGATGACTATCATATGACACAGCCCTGGACACCTGTAGAAGCCAGTGCAGTCCAAAACAACAACTATGCGATCAATACGTACTACCTTTTTGAGAGTGTGTCAGATGTGTTTATTGAATTTGATGATTATTTTGGAGACTGTAGCTCTGTTTCAAAATGCCCTGTGATATTTGTCTTATCTTTGCTTCTGTTTCTGTGCCAGGAACATCTAGCCATGTCTGAGTCTCTGTATGAGAAGTTTTTGGCCCCAGAGGAgcctttccctctcctctcccaaaGAGCCAACCTCAGTGATGTGGGAACCCTGGACGTCAGTGACTTTGGCTGTCAACTCTCATCTTGTCACAGAACAGATCCTCTACACCGCTTCCACAGTAACAGGCAAGtagacagtgtgtgtttgtgttcacaatgtgtgtgtcacctgtCTGTGAGGTAAATTTGACTTTCTGAGTGTATTTTCAAAGGTGATTTCATAGTTGTTTTGGAAATTAATTTACTATATCCGTTTTTATGGTAGGGTATCCGAAGGGACAAAAGCTGGACCTTCCACCATCTGCTGCAATATATGTCATTGCAGCTGCCGGTGGCATTCACCACATTGCTATCGACAAATGTTAATGTGCTTGTCAAGTTGGCAGTGCACTAGTATTGATGTAtttcatactgtgtgtgtgtgtgtgtttgcgttgTCTCACTCCCAAATATACAGCACAAGGGCATAAACAAAAATCTCCACTAAACCTCTTGCCTCTGTTAAAGTGTAACTGTGCAGAAAACCATATAAATAGTTATATGCAGCTGACACTAAAAAAATTCCTCAGTGACTTTTGCATCTATATTTTTGTAAATCCCTTGTTAAGACAACAATCTAAGACATttgcattgttaaaatgtaCATCCAACCACTCTGTCTCAGGAAAATGATCTGAACAATTTCCAGAAATGACTCATGTTGAGAAGGAACTTTGATGTTCGCTCATTGTTCTTCCAGGTGGAACCTTACTTCCTGTGGGACCAGTGTTGCCAGCTCAGAGTGCAGTGAGGAGCtcttctcctctgtgtctgtggggGATCAGGACGACTGTTACTCCCTCCTGGATGACCAAGAACTAACATCTCTGGACCTGTTTCCAGAGGGCAGCGTTTGCAGTGATGTCTCCTCCTCTATCAGCACCTATTGGGATTGGTCTGACAGCGAGTTTGAGTGGCAGGTCAGTTTTTCCGGCTGGTTATGTAAACTAGAAGTTAGTGGTAGGAGATATGGCCAGGATCTTCTATCTCTGTGTATAATGTAATTTTATATCACGGTAACAGTGAACATCACAATAAAGTAATTGTTCTTTAAATTCAATTAAGAAATGGTTTAAAACAACATCACCTTATCTCATTACATTTAACTGTTTCCTTCTTTTATTTGAAACTCTAATACAAACAAATAACACCTGCCCCACATGAGACAACACTTAAAACCAAAATTCTTTTAAAACAGAAGCTTTAAGCTTCCTGAGAACAATAATTTCCAGTTATAcatgtttctgtatttacaGCTTCACTCTCTTCCTCCACGTCTGCCCAAATCACGTTACTTAGCAAGGCAAGTGGATTCACAAGATCACACAAGAATCCAACCCTGATTTGCTCCATAGCCCCCAGATAGCTAACACTGTTGCCAAAACTCTACCAGAGATTTGGCAATACACAGTCCTGCCGTTGCACAGTTTATACCATCATATCGCCCAGCCTTACCACAAGGATGTGTTAAAAATGCTGCTGATTTTAATTTCAGGTGCTTTAGGATGGAAGTCATGAGAACCTAGTTGCATTATTTGTTTGCATCAAACACAGAGAGTGTGGGTGTTTCAGTGATTTACAGGATAGTTTGTCCAGTAATCAGTGCTCTTTTAGTGTttctctgctgctcactgtCTGCTTGTCTTAATTCTGTCCACCCAGTTACCAGGAAGTGACATTGCCAGCGGCAGTGATGTCCTTTCGGACATCATCCCGAGCGTGCCAAGTTCACCCTGTCTGTTTTCCAAGAGGAAGCCTAAGCCCCACCCTCATCGCAACCTAGATGAGTTACCATGGAGTGCCATGACCAACGATGAACAAGTAAACAAAGccagcacacacagctgtgttaCTGTCTTTTTAAGTTAGCTACCTCTCAGTGCTGTCACAGTGCTTAGAATCAGTGTTCACTTTGACAAGAGTCTTTGTCACTTACTGAAAATTGTAGTTGGTTTAAAGTGACAGTTTAGTCTTTGTTTTAGTGAAGACGTAGTGGGacttgaattttattttagatgAATTTCAGTCAGTGTTTTAGTTCTAATTTTCTCAGACAGATTCATGATACTGTAGTGGATTTCTCCTGGCTATAAAAATTCCAGTAAGACATAAGCATACATTCGTTATTTaggctgagaatgtgttactgacTGACCTTATTTCTGtcatataatataaaaataaatgcccAGAGTTATTTATATTACAGATACTTTACATATCTGATATTAATGAGGTCTTCTGCTAAATTTGGCATCATGTTTCACTCAgaaatcaaaaaagaaaacagttgtaAAAATTCAGGAAACAATGTATTTAACGCAAACAAGCAATAATGATATCTGGGATACAACATGTTTATTGACATCACATGGAGCTAAAATTAATACCAAATTGTGCTTAATGTTCACAGAATGAAATAGTGTCTGTTTATGAGTTGttgaaatcataaatcatcttttAGAAGAAGTGCATGTTTACCGTAAGCTAGCTACGCTATGTTAAATTCAACAATATGCTGTTGAAGGAAGGCATGCTAATCGCTGACACGATTAAAATTGAAAACACAGATGATTACTAACTGAGGTTGTCTGCCCAGGTGGAGCCAAGTATTTTGTCTCAACTTTGCTCGTCAGGGAATAACGAACAGAGATTTTTAGCATAATTTTTGttgtcagtattttttcatttacgTTGTTACAATTTAGCCATGAAATAAGGACGTCAGTGAACAGTTATTGGTGAAAAAAATTTTGTTGATAAAATAAACACTGCTTAGAATTCATATCAGTGAAACTGACAAACGTGCTCACGCCACCCCTGCTTTGTTGGAGCTGTCAAGACCAAGATTagtattttgcttttttcccctgtCACCGAGTTGTAATTCACAAACTAAACAAGAGGGCTTAAAGTGGAAAACGTTCTCATAGGGGGACAGATTTAATGAATTTATGAAAAGCCACATCATTGCAGATTTCAAAACTTGAGTCAGCAGCGCAATTGCGTTGCATTCCCAAGCTAACATCGTATTAGTATAGACATTCTTCCCATCTGTACAGTCTGGATTTTCAGCAAGTTGCATCCTTTCATTGTATTATTTGTTTGCAGATAAATATATACTATAAAAGATTTGTTTGAACTCTTTTCCACTTGCAGTAGTTTGCTTCATTGTAGGTAGTGCTGTGCTGAGCTTATGCACAGAATCAGGGCTGATCCAggctatttttttaattaattaattacatttttttaattcatctgTCAGCAATATAAAGCACCAGTTGTTTTCAGGTCATTAATTGTTGCTTCATTTACTCCAGTTGTCAGAAACACCCCATTATACTGGGTTACACACTTAATATTCACCTTTTAGTCTTCAATGTCTTCAGAGATACCtggggaaaaaaggaacaaaactCAAAACCACACGTCTGTGTTTCCACTTTCAGGTGGAGTACATTGAGTACCTGAGTCGGAAAGTCAGCACAGAGATGGGCCTGAGAGAGCAGCTGGACATCATCAAGATCATCGACCCCTGCGCGCAGATCTCTCCCACTGACAGCGAGTTCATCATAGAGCTCAACTGTCTCACAGACGAGAAACTCAAGCAGGTGGGCACTAACTCTGAAACACTTTACTTAAACTTTACAAGTCAAATAAAGAAGATTCTCTCTCACATGATTTCACTCTGCGTATATAACTATAAGGAATAAGGTAGTAGGATAATTGAATTCACATGGTTCCGGCTTTGAAGGGTATATTTAGTCGGCTTTCTGTTTCAGCTGTTGGTCATTGTGGTGTATGATAGAGAAGCACTCTTTGCTAATACATCAGTTAActgaggtttaaaaaaaaagtaagttatgtagcatgtgaaaagtaaaaaaaattgacctgtgtgatgtcatcaggtgcGAAACTACATCAGAGAACACAGTCCCAGGCAGCGGGCCAGCAGCACCAGAGAGGGCTGGAAGAGGAGCAGCCACAGCAGCGCCAGCACTGGCGGCGTCAGTggagccagcagcagcaatgcCAGCATGGTCAGCTCTGCCAGCTCCTCTACTGGCTCTACAGCCTCCAACTCTGTAGCAGGTAAGATGCCACCTGGTTGGCTAGCAGTCATGGTGCTACAACCAGAGGATCCTGTAGTGGTGGGCAATGTCAGAAAGACACTTCTGTtggtgaaataataaaaaactttaATATTAATTTTCAGCACAGTTTTCTTGGTTGTAATACCGTTGACATTTTCATATGTTCCAGGTGGTACAGCATCAGCCTGTAGTGGAAGCAGTGTTGCCAACATCAGCAGAGCTCACAGTGATGGCAACCTATCCAGTGCTGCAGAACGTATACGAGACTCTAAAGTAAgaaacatgaatgtgtgtgcgtgtgttatGTAAGAAGATGGAGACTATATCTACTTTTCTTGCAATCTTATTATTGGGCTTGGGTTTGTGAGACTACGGATCAGATTTCTGCTTTTGGATTTGATTGAATCTTGCAAATGGGCTGttcgggaaaaaaaaaaaaaaaaggattctgAAATCAGATTAGATCATGTTTTCTTGGTTTTAGTCTCACAAACCTTCAGTGTGTTGTTCAAAACTTTTTTGTAGGATTGGATATGTTTGATCCAGAAAATCAGGAACTgttttatactaaacatgttttccaatcaaatgtaacatgctaatgttataagcacaagtctatggcattttacattgtataaattagcctagcaacaaccggagatttcctctgctcatatgaagccaggataaataaataaattttaactTTCATTTTTCACTTAATATTAATTACAATGACATAGTCAAAAGTAGTCTCTAATAATGGCATCCCTCatactgttttctgtctcttctaaTAAAAGCTTGTATCTCTTGTCTGTATCTTGCCTTGAAATAACGGCACAAAAGTAAGATGGATTTACTGATCCTGGACAGTAAAACATGAGATTTCCAAATCAGAATCATTCAGATCAAGATTTAATTTTTTGAACAAGTAATCAAAGTTGATTACCTCAATGCCTTGATCCTCATCTTGGTGTCCTCTCTGACTTATCTCTCTCCTGTCCTTCAGAAACGTTCCAAGCAGCGCAAGCTTCAGCAGAAAGCCCTCCGGAAGCGGCAGCTGAAAGAGCAGCGACAGGCCCGCAAGGAACGTCTGAGCGGACTGTTTCTGAACGAGGAGGTGCTGTCGATGCGAGTGACGGAGGAGGATGACCACGGCGACGACCTGGACATACTGATGTGACAGCAGTGAATCAATCAGTGCTCCCTCTACGCCTGCTCCCCAACCACCCAGCCACCGCCATAGAGCTCATAGACCACGCTGCTCCAGATCACTGCATGCATTAGCTTTATGTAGGCTAACATAATGCATTTTGTAAAAGTAATGTCTGACAGGCAGTAACAGCTTGTAGTAGCCTCTACCTTAGCTTGACATATTGCTTGCTAATACTAGTGTAGTACCACTAGTGCTAAAACTGATAGCTGCTGCAATCACTACTAAGCTAGCTATAGCAATAATGCTAATATACTGCTAATGCTTTGATTAAATACTGACATCAGTCCAGCCTGCTTATAGCCAGCACTAATCCTGCAGAAGCTTGCAGATACACACTAAATATACACTACAAAAGACAATTATTTCTGCTTAATACAGTTGACAAGAGGACTGCTTATAGATGCTTTAACAGCATATATCCACTGCTACTAATACAGCCACCACTGGCAGAAGGACAGATCAGACATGAGGCAGAGTTTGGCCACAGTATGCACATGCTGCTCTGTGAAGAACCAGGTGTTCATTTCTTCAGAGCACACAGGGGGAACAGTTTTCAAGGTTGCAGTATTTTAGATAATTTGGTCATAGTTTCCACCCATCTGCTGACATACAGACATATTGTACAGAGTTATATCTGTGCTGGCCAAACTCTGTTTATCGGCAGCTCTGCTCTAAACTGCTGCAGGTAATGTTACAGCGTGATTATATTCCCACAGGCCTACAGGCAAAGGGGCCTGAGTGCAAAGTATCAGTAGCAGTTTTTACCTGAGTGTCCTCATCGGGATACGTCTGGGGAAATAAGGTGATGTCACAGAATTATGTGAAATGGCCGTGACCTCTTCACACAGAATTTCAGGGTGGTGGCAGgtaatgttttaaaatgcatgGTTTAGGCACCAagactacttggttaggtttatgaaTGGGATGTAAGTATGTCATGTGACGGGACATAACTACACAAAGGATGCGAGTACGTAAAGTTAAAATAAGTCCACACTGACTTTTAGCTTCACTCGGGACACAAACAGGgttctcctgggtgaaagtcctgtgtctgtttgacctatccaccaccacAATCTCCTCCCTATGCAAACTTTCTAGCTCTATATACTACCTATGGGGTCCTAACATTCATCTCTGCCGTGTTGTGTCCACCACATGAAAGGATCCTAATTGGCTGCCTTGTTTTCGTGGTGCCAACATGTGATTTCAAAACGTTTGCCACCATCATGCAATGCGGTGGTAacaggtcgtggtcatttcacatatttctttgAGCACATAGGGGGAAAACAACTCAAAATCTGGAGATTGAAACATTGCATTGATCAGCAGTTTCTCTACACAGAGCCGAAGTGTAAGGAGAAAATCATCCTCCAAAGCTACTTAATACATCAGAGGTGAATGTGGAATGTAAAGTGAAAGGAAGTGAGCTGGTCTGTCTTTCTCCCCGCTGAGTGTCGTGGTCCCATTTCACTCTGAAGGCTTAGAGGGAGCACTGAATCTGCATGTTTAAATCGTCACCCACACCGAGTCCCTGTGTGGTCGCATAACTAACAACTTCATTATTTGCATAatcctgtttaaaaaaatagattatgttttgtaaataaatgatAACAGCATATTTACTGCTTGCTTTCAGCTTTTCCTTGGTGATATTGGTTTgatttaacttttgtttttttccctctgtgtaTATATAATGACAAGGTAGTGAACTAATTGGTTATCGTAGCTTAAATGCTGTCAATTGCCACTGGTTCTTTGCAATATTTTGAGTCTTATTTTTAAGCATTTAGCTGTTTTGTCACGAGTACTTGAGTTTGGTCTGGTCGTCGTCTCAGACATCTTTTGTAAGtcctctttgtttctctgc
This region of Epinephelus fuscoguttatus linkage group LG9, E.fuscoguttatus.final_Chr_v1 genomic DNA includes:
- the fam199x gene encoding protein FAM199X, which produces MSESLYEKFLAPEEPFPLLSQRANLSDVGTLDVSDFGCQLSSCHRTDPLHRFHSNRWNLTSCGTSVASSECSEELFSSVSVGDQDDCYSLLDDQELTSLDLFPEGSVCSDVSSSISTYWDWSDSEFEWQLPGSDIASGSDVLSDIIPSVPSSPCLFSKRKPKPHPHRNLDELPWSAMTNDEQVEYIEYLSRKVSTEMGLREQLDIIKIIDPCAQISPTDSEFIIELNCLTDEKLKQVRNYIREHSPRQRASSTREGWKRSSHSSASTGGVSGASSSNASMVSSASSSTGSTASNSVAGGTASACSGSSVANISRAHSDGNLSSAAERIRDSKKRSKQRKLQQKALRKRQLKEQRQARKERLSGLFLNEEVLSMRVTEEDDHGDDLDILM